From the genome of Lentimonas sp. CC4, one region includes:
- a CDS encoding sulfatase-like hydrolase/transferase: MKTAIILTALIALAGIAQAASEKPLRQATSTELSTAQDRPNVLFIFADDQSYETIGAYGLTDIDTPNLDRLVNEGASFSHAYNMGSWSGAVCMASRACLNTGSFLWQASDDARECAQGKRPTWSQLMAEQGYQTYMSGKWHVGGVSAPKVFDRTGKVRAGMPKQKPAGYNRPKDEADYATGWKPWDKAQGGFWEGGTHWSEVLANETVAYLQEQADSEQPFFMYVAFNAPHDPRQAPKEYIDMYPLERIQLPENYIPKYPDQGPKGVPIIRDEKLMPFPRTEFAVKVNRQEYYASITHMDAQIGRILEALEASGKADNTWIIFSADHGLSVGHHGLVGKQNMYEDAMRAPFIVWGPGVEAGTKINAPIYIQDAMATALEISGQAAPEFIDYKSVLPLLDGRATQSYDKIYGAYINTQRMVLSGDWKLIAYPQLKKVKLFNVKKDPMEMHNLADNPEYAEKVQQLTAQLEDSMDAMGDPMTSLAKADFPKAKGKKSGDGAH; this comes from the coding sequence ATGAAGACAGCTATTATTCTGACAGCCCTGATTGCCCTTGCTGGGATTGCGCAGGCCGCGAGTGAAAAACCACTTCGACAGGCTACTTCGACGGAGCTCAGCACCGCTCAGGACAGGCCGAATGTCCTCTTCATCTTTGCGGATGATCAGTCCTATGAAACAATCGGAGCCTACGGGTTGACGGATATCGACACTCCAAATCTGGATCGCTTAGTCAATGAAGGTGCCAGTTTTAGCCACGCCTATAATATGGGCTCATGGTCGGGCGCGGTTTGCATGGCGAGTCGCGCCTGTCTCAATACGGGGAGCTTCTTATGGCAGGCGAGTGATGACGCTCGCGAATGTGCCCAAGGGAAACGTCCGACCTGGTCACAGTTAATGGCTGAGCAAGGCTACCAAACCTATATGAGTGGCAAGTGGCATGTGGGCGGAGTGAGTGCACCGAAGGTGTTTGATCGCACAGGCAAGGTGCGCGCCGGCATGCCGAAACAAAAGCCCGCTGGCTATAATCGTCCTAAGGACGAAGCCGATTATGCGACGGGGTGGAAGCCGTGGGACAAGGCTCAGGGTGGTTTCTGGGAAGGCGGCACGCACTGGAGTGAAGTGCTGGCAAATGAGACCGTGGCCTATCTGCAAGAGCAGGCCGACAGCGAGCAGCCATTTTTTATGTATGTTGCTTTTAATGCGCCGCACGATCCGCGTCAGGCACCGAAAGAGTATATCGACATGTATCCACTGGAGCGCATTCAGCTTCCGGAAAACTATATTCCGAAATATCCGGATCAGGGGCCGAAAGGCGTGCCCATTATTCGCGACGAAAAGTTGATGCCGTTTCCGCGCACAGAATTTGCGGTCAAAGTGAATCGTCAGGAATACTACGCGAGCATCACCCATATGGATGCGCAGATCGGACGGATTCTGGAGGCATTGGAAGCGAGTGGCAAAGCAGATAATACTTGGATCATTTTCAGTGCAGACCACGGACTGTCGGTGGGGCACCACGGCTTAGTCGGCAAACAGAATATGTATGAAGATGCCATGCGTGCGCCTTTCATCGTCTGGGGGCCAGGTGTCGAGGCTGGCACAAAGATTAATGCGCCGATCTACATTCAAGATGCGATGGCGACTGCGCTGGAAATCAGCGGTCAGGCTGCGCCGGAGTTCATTGATTATAAGAGTGTGTTGCCGTTACTCGATGGTCGCGCGACTCAGAGCTATGACAAAATCTATGGTGCCTACATCAATACGCAGCGCATGGTGCTGAGCGGTGATTGGAAACTAATCGCTTACCCGCAATTGAAAAAAGTGAAGCTGTTCAATGTAAAGAAAGACCCCATGGAAATGCATAATCTCGCCGACAATCCGGAATACGCGGAAAAGGTGCAACAACTCACCGCACAACTGGAAGACAGTATGGATGCGATGGGAGACCCGATGACTTCATTAGCTAAAGCGGATTTCCCTAAAGCAAAAGGCAAGAAATCGGGTGACGGCGCGCATTGA
- a CDS encoding alpha/beta hydrolase, which produces MKQLSIKNVLLFVCAGLSAATMQAAEIQPDRELLYKTVGEVELKLHVFEPEGLQASDHRPAIVFFFGGGWKGGDPKQFYQQARDMADLGIVAFSAEYRVKSRNQTTPFECVKDGKSAIRWVRAHAAELGVDPDRIVASGGSAGGHVALCTGVIEGCEEDGEDLEVSSVPNLMIAYNPVLDTTDKGYGAKNFTPEQQTDLSPCHQVRAGIVPTLVMHGTADKTVPFENAERFTKLMNDAGNECVLVSFEGKGHGFFNGSFFRKKKGDDDYDLSLQDSIEFLTAHGFVDNK; this is translated from the coding sequence ATGAAACAACTATCTATCAAAAATGTGCTGCTGTTTGTCTGTGCCGGACTAAGCGCGGCGACGATGCAGGCAGCTGAGATACAACCAGATCGTGAGTTGCTCTACAAAACCGTCGGTGAGGTGGAGCTGAAACTGCACGTGTTTGAACCTGAGGGCTTACAGGCATCTGATCATCGACCCGCTATTGTTTTCTTTTTCGGCGGTGGTTGGAAGGGCGGTGACCCAAAGCAGTTTTATCAACAAGCGCGCGACATGGCTGATCTGGGCATCGTCGCATTCTCAGCCGAATATCGGGTGAAGAGTCGCAATCAAACCACGCCGTTCGAATGTGTGAAAGACGGCAAGTCTGCAATCCGCTGGGTGCGAGCTCATGCTGCTGAACTGGGCGTCGACCCCGATCGTATCGTCGCCTCCGGTGGTTCCGCTGGCGGGCATGTGGCGCTCTGCACAGGTGTGATCGAAGGCTGTGAGGAAGACGGCGAGGATCTAGAGGTCAGTTCCGTTCCCAACCTGATGATCGCCTACAATCCAGTGTTGGATACAACCGACAAAGGCTATGGTGCGAAGAATTTCACGCCTGAGCAACAAACGGATCTATCGCCCTGCCATCAGGTGAGGGCAGGAATCGTGCCGACGCTCGTGATGCACGGCACTGCGGATAAGACCGTGCCGTTTGAGAATGCGGAGCGCTTTACCAAACTCATGAACGATGCAGGCAATGAATGTGTGCTCGTTTCATTTGAAGGCAAAGGGCATGGCTTCTTTAATGGCTCGTTCTTTCGCAAGAAAAAGGGGGATGACGACTATGACCTGAGCTTGCAAGACAGCATCGAATTCCTGACCGCACACGGTTTTGTAGATAATAAATAG
- a CDS encoding sulfatase-like hydrolase/transferase: MRHYPLLSTLVCGLLLAVGLSAADTRPNIVVFLADDMGWGDSAVYGSDKIVSPNIDKLATQGVRFTQAYAACGVCSPSRSAILTGRTPYRNGVWAHLSGNGPAHLRASEITYPKLLQAAGYETCHVGKWHLNSKQQFNNPEYPQPGDHGYDYWMSTHNNAAPSHKNPKNFIRNGEPVGEVNGFSAPFVAKEAIHWLEDIRDPKKPFVLSVWVHEPHHPIATDEPFLEPYGKDQNAKYYGNITQLDFALGEVMDALDAEGLTDNTLLIFTSDNGPEGKGGAKGGSTGGLSGRKRDDLEGGIRVPGIVRWPGHIEPGTVSTIPVIGSDIFTTVLEAAGVPLPTDRTIDGESMVPAFSGQPIERKTPLFWRTHVSTPSSRVAVRVGDWKLVSNDTMDVFQLFNVEKDPTESNNLAATMPEKLDELKKTMFETWEDIQAEGPSEWWLENKGKPKKGGTLNY; this comes from the coding sequence ATGAGACATTACCCCCTATTATCTACTTTAGTCTGCGGCCTGTTACTGGCTGTAGGGCTGTCTGCCGCCGATACGCGACCGAACATCGTGGTTTTCCTCGCCGATGACATGGGCTGGGGCGACTCGGCCGTTTACGGCAGCGATAAGATCGTCAGCCCCAATATCGATAAGCTCGCGACACAAGGCGTGCGCTTCACCCAGGCCTATGCCGCGTGCGGGGTTTGCTCGCCGTCACGCTCCGCCATCCTGACAGGGCGCACGCCGTATCGCAATGGCGTCTGGGCACATCTCTCTGGGAATGGTCCTGCGCACTTGCGTGCTTCCGAAATCACTTATCCGAAACTCTTGCAAGCTGCGGGCTACGAAACCTGCCACGTCGGCAAGTGGCACCTAAATTCTAAGCAGCAGTTTAACAATCCCGAGTATCCGCAGCCTGGAGATCATGGCTACGATTATTGGATGTCCACGCATAACAATGCGGCTCCCAGCCATAAGAATCCTAAAAATTTCATCCGCAACGGCGAGCCCGTGGGCGAAGTGAATGGTTTCTCCGCACCTTTCGTCGCGAAAGAGGCGATTCACTGGCTCGAAGACATTCGTGATCCGAAGAAGCCCTTTGTATTGTCTGTCTGGGTGCACGAACCGCACCATCCCATTGCGACCGATGAGCCATTTTTAGAGCCCTACGGCAAGGATCAGAACGCCAAGTATTATGGCAACATTACTCAGCTCGATTTTGCTCTGGGTGAAGTGATGGATGCCCTCGATGCAGAAGGCTTAACTGATAACACTTTATTGATCTTTACCTCCGATAACGGCCCAGAAGGAAAAGGTGGGGCAAAAGGAGGCTCCACTGGCGGACTCAGTGGGCGCAAGCGCGACGATCTCGAAGGCGGTATTCGCGTGCCAGGCATCGTGCGCTGGCCAGGGCATATTGAGCCAGGCACGGTGAGCACGATTCCAGTGATCGGCTCAGACATCTTTACGACAGTGCTCGAAGCCGCAGGCGTGCCGCTACCGACCGATCGCACAATTGACGGCGAGAGTATGGTGCCCGCTTTTTCTGGCCAACCGATCGAGCGCAAGACGCCACTTTTCTGGCGCACACACGTTTCTACCCCAAGTAGTCGTGTCGCAGTGCGCGTTGGCGATTGGAAGTTGGTGAGCAACGACACCATGGATGTGTTCCAGCTATTCAATGTCGAAAAAGATCCGACCGAATCGAATAACCTCGCGGCGACTATGCCAGAGAAGCTGGACGAGCTTAAAAAGACTATGTTTGAGACTTGGGAAGACATTCAAGCGGAAGGCCCGAGCGAGTGGTGGTTAGAGAACAAGGGGAAGCCGAAAAAGGGCGGCACGCTGAACTACTAA